Proteins encoded within one genomic window of Pseudalkalibacillus sp. SCS-8:
- a CDS encoding DUF2626 domain-containing protein, with protein MARMYRMMGFWTAVIAVMAYVGGMQAFSLLFVGQTIMFVALGYLNLSERMYIYIFGAYLTVFFIGFTYWTTFMMTPGSGGH; from the coding sequence ATGGCAAGAATGTACCGCATGATGGGATTCTGGACGGCTGTCATCGCTGTTATGGCGTATGTAGGTGGCATGCAAGCGTTCTCCCTATTGTTTGTCGGACAAACAATCATGTTCGTCGCACTTGGTTACTTAAACTTATCTGAAAGAATGTATATTTATATTTTCGGTGCATACCTAACAGTCTTCTTCATCGGCTTTACGTATTGGACCACTTTCATGATGACCCCTGGATCAGGTGGACATTAA
- a CDS encoding class I SAM-dependent methyltransferase has protein sequence MKQQQSPMMAILSEKINSSTNKCISYATYMETVLYDAQGYYQRDQKKIGREGDFYTSSSVHPVFAWVFADYFDAYCKDHQLPFALYELGGGSGSFAKQLLDYLKHMKPHRYEELTYHFIDVSVGHQNEAIKQLAEHDNVTYFTSLDDLQQHEGKAEGILFSNELLDAFPVHVIEKKGREIVEVMVTMDQSDRLQEIHQPISDPRILDWMSWSELELPDGFRVEVPLQMMEWVENVADVLARGLLVTVDYGYRNEELLDPALRQGTLRGYYQHQLIEDPLLHPGEMDLTAHIHLDALIKKGEEEGFKEKYLGKQRTFLLEHGLFDHLVEHEGRDPFSAESKLNRAIRSFAMPGGMSEAYHVLIQEKS, from the coding sequence ATGAAACAGCAGCAAAGCCCGATGATGGCGATTTTAAGCGAGAAAATCAATTCATCAACGAACAAATGCATCAGCTACGCGACGTACATGGAAACGGTTCTCTATGATGCACAGGGCTATTATCAGCGGGATCAGAAGAAAATAGGACGTGAGGGGGATTTTTACACGTCCAGCTCGGTCCATCCCGTTTTTGCGTGGGTATTTGCCGACTATTTCGATGCCTATTGCAAGGATCATCAGCTCCCTTTCGCCCTTTATGAGCTTGGTGGCGGAAGCGGCTCCTTTGCAAAGCAGCTGCTGGATTACCTGAAGCATATGAAGCCGCATCGTTATGAGGAACTGACGTACCATTTCATCGATGTGAGTGTTGGTCATCAGAATGAGGCAATCAAGCAACTCGCCGAGCATGACAATGTGACCTACTTCACGTCTCTGGACGATTTGCAACAACATGAAGGGAAAGCGGAAGGGATTCTTTTTTCCAATGAATTGCTTGATGCGTTTCCGGTCCATGTGATCGAGAAAAAAGGCAGGGAGATCGTTGAAGTGATGGTCACAATGGATCAGTCGGACCGTCTTCAGGAAATCCATCAGCCCATCTCGGATCCACGCATCTTGGATTGGATGAGTTGGAGCGAACTTGAGCTTCCAGACGGTTTTCGAGTGGAAGTGCCGTTACAGATGATGGAGTGGGTGGAAAATGTAGCGGACGTGTTGGCCAGAGGTCTTCTCGTAACAGTCGATTACGGGTATCGGAACGAGGAGCTGCTCGATCCGGCATTACGACAAGGGACGCTGAGAGGCTATTACCAGCATCAATTGATCGAGGATCCCCTTCTGCACCCGGGTGAAATGGACTTGACCGCACATATCCATCTGGACGCGCTCATCAAAAAAGGTGAGGAAGAAGGCTTTAAGGAGAAGTATCTTGGAAAGCAACGTACGTTTCTCCTCGAGCACGGCTTGTTCGACCATCTTGTCGAGCATGAAGGCCGCGATCCTTTTTCAGCGGAAAGCAAGCTGAACCGGGCGATCCGTTCATTTGCAATGCCAGGCGGGATGAGCGAAGCCTATCACGTCCTCATTCAAGAAAAATCATGA
- a CDS encoding MBL fold metallo-hydrolase, with protein MEWKRLSVGPVQANCYLIWNDENEALIIDPGSEGDRIIKEVQAEGIQPIAILLTHAHFDHIGALDDVRAKWNLPVYLHKAEFDWLGNPELNGSSFFPMVESVSAKKADHELKPGQELKVGSFSIDVLHTPGHSPGSVSFHFQDEGIVISGDALFMGSIGRTDLPGGDHKQLLKSIHDQLLTLDEDTLVLSGHGPSTTIGEEMDSNPFLNGFSL; from the coding sequence ATGGAATGGAAACGTTTATCGGTAGGACCGGTACAAGCGAACTGTTATTTAATCTGGAACGATGAGAATGAAGCGCTCATCATCGACCCCGGAAGTGAAGGGGATCGCATCATTAAGGAAGTACAGGCTGAAGGAATACAACCGATTGCGATTTTGTTGACGCATGCGCATTTTGATCATATCGGTGCACTTGATGATGTAAGGGCGAAGTGGAACCTGCCAGTGTACTTGCATAAAGCAGAATTCGATTGGCTCGGGAACCCTGAATTGAACGGTTCAAGCTTCTTCCCGATGGTCGAATCGGTATCTGCAAAAAAAGCGGACCATGAACTGAAGCCAGGGCAAGAACTGAAGGTAGGAAGCTTTTCCATCGACGTGTTACATACGCCGGGACATTCTCCGGGAAGTGTATCCTTCCACTTTCAAGATGAGGGGATCGTCATCAGTGGGGATGCATTGTTCATGGGGAGTATTGGCCGAACAGACCTGCCAGGAGGCGATCATAAACAATTGCTGAAAAGTATCCACGATCAGCTTCTTACCCTTGATGAAGACACCCTTGTCCTATCCGGGCATGGACCTTCAACGACAATTGGGGAAGAGATGGACTCGAACCCGTTCCTTAACGGCTTTTCGTTATGA
- a CDS encoding DUF2759 domain-containing protein, with amino-acid sequence MALSIIFGLVTLFCLWALFRELKKKNMLAVGFAFLSLAVFGWFTVMTVIDLFHTGGWGAGH; translated from the coding sequence ATGGCATTGTCAATTATCTTTGGCCTTGTAACCCTTTTCTGTTTATGGGCGCTATTCAGAGAGTTAAAAAAGAAAAATATGCTGGCAGTAGGCTTCGCCTTTCTTAGCTTAGCGGTATTTGGTTGGTTCACAGTAATGACTGTCATCGACCTTTTCCACACAGGCGGTTGGGGCGCAGGCCATTAA
- a CDS encoding MTH1187 family thiamine-binding protein, whose amino-acid sequence MAIVDITVIPIGTKSPSVSDYVVEIQKVLERNSDRILYELTPMSTLIEGEMGDLLDVIREIHEVPFEHGIERVATNIRIDDRRDKKVSMRDKVNTIQSKLNQ is encoded by the coding sequence ATGGCAATCGTAGATATAACCGTTATTCCAATTGGAACGAAAAGTCCGAGTGTGAGTGACTACGTCGTCGAAATCCAGAAAGTGCTAGAGAGGAATTCCGACCGGATACTTTATGAGCTTACACCGATGAGCACGTTAATTGAAGGTGAAATGGGGGACTTGCTGGACGTCATACGTGAAATACACGAGGTACCGTTCGAGCATGGTATCGAACGCGTGGCGACGAACATTCGGATCGATGACCGCCGGGACAAGAAAGTTAGCATGCGAGACAAAGTGAATACGATCCAATCGAAATTGAATCAATGA
- a CDS encoding ABC transporter permease → MQSPEISNLSLMFIIVFVIIPVSLSYLFSLGLTKPVLWSSFRGIVQLFIIGYVLTFLFDLPSWQGIGLWVGVMIVVATLNASQKGEGIPYVKVVVFSIIALIEIVIISLWLLFGYIPFSPEKVIPVSGMIIGNSMIAIGLALERLQSQFKEERGRILAALSLGANPKQSSLQIIRKTLKAAMIPNIDGLKTIGLVQLPGMMTGLILGGVSPLDAVRYQIIISLSIFVSVAVCAMLVTIILYRFYFNDKMQLIEMNT, encoded by the coding sequence ATGCAATCACCCGAAATATCGAATTTATCATTGATGTTTATCATCGTTTTCGTCATCATTCCGGTATCCCTATCCTACTTGTTCTCTTTAGGCTTGACCAAGCCGGTCTTATGGTCTTCGTTCAGGGGAATCGTCCAGCTCTTCATCATCGGGTATGTGCTCACATTCCTGTTCGACCTGCCGAGCTGGCAAGGAATCGGGTTGTGGGTTGGCGTGATGATCGTCGTTGCGACTTTGAATGCCTCACAGAAAGGGGAAGGTATTCCATACGTGAAAGTTGTCGTCTTTTCGATCATCGCCTTGATCGAAATCGTCATCATCTCCCTCTGGCTGCTGTTCGGCTATATCCCGTTCAGCCCGGAAAAAGTGATCCCTGTCAGCGGGATGATCATCGGGAACAGCATGATTGCGATCGGCTTAGCGCTGGAACGGCTCCAAAGCCAGTTTAAAGAAGAGCGGGGTAGGATTCTTGCTGCACTTTCGTTAGGGGCGAATCCGAAACAATCCTCGCTGCAAATCATCCGTAAGACGTTGAAGGCGGCGATGATTCCGAACATCGACGGCTTGAAAACGATCGGCCTCGTCCAGCTTCCTGGCATGATGACCGGATTGATTTTGGGAGGCGTCTCACCGTTGGATGCGGTCCGGTACCAGATCATCATCTCGTTGAGTATTTTCGTATCTGTGGCCGTTTGTGCGATGCTCGTCACGATTATTTTATACCGGTTCTATTTTAATGATAAAATGCAATTGATTGAGATGAATACATAA
- a CDS encoding phosphate ABC transporter ATP-binding protein, with protein MGSNEILIGKDLTTEHLNGISFALLDQQITTVIGPSGAGKSSLLLLLNRLKEPARGEVFYKGKAITQIPVTELRREIGIVFQSSYLFDGTTEENIQYGPKLCGKWEPSETKRLLELVELPQSYISRKVSSLSGGEQQRVALARTLANRPSILLLDEATSALDIRTAEHIEELLFKLRDQEGISIMMVTHNLSQAERMGDQTLFIQKGELLEQGPTKELFQQPKTNELKQFLKE; from the coding sequence ATGGGATCAAACGAAATATTAATCGGTAAAGACCTTACGACTGAGCATCTGAACGGCATTTCATTTGCATTACTGGACCAACAGATCACGACAGTCATCGGTCCATCTGGTGCAGGGAAAAGCTCCTTATTACTCCTTTTAAACCGATTAAAGGAGCCTGCACGAGGTGAGGTATTTTACAAAGGCAAAGCGATTACCCAGATACCTGTAACGGAATTGCGGCGGGAAATCGGGATCGTTTTTCAATCCTCGTATCTTTTCGACGGGACGACTGAGGAGAACATCCAATATGGACCGAAGCTTTGTGGAAAATGGGAGCCGAGTGAAACAAAGCGGTTACTCGAGCTTGTTGAACTTCCTCAATCCTACATATCACGAAAGGTCAGCTCCTTATCAGGAGGCGAACAGCAACGGGTCGCGCTGGCGAGGACGCTCGCAAACCGTCCATCCATCCTTCTCCTTGATGAGGCGACGAGCGCACTCGATATCCGTACAGCTGAACATATCGAGGAACTCCTGTTCAAGCTCCGGGACCAGGAAGGCATTTCAATCATGATGGTCACCCATAATCTTTCACAGGCTGAGCGGATGGGCGATCAGACCTTGTTCATCCAAAAAGGAGAACTGTTGGAGCAAGGCCCGACGAAAGAACTCTTCCAACAACCAAAGACGAATGAATTGAAACAGTTTTTAAAGGAGTAG
- a CDS encoding M14 family metallopeptidase: MKVVVRKGDSLWYYAKVFNVPLRLVLDSNRTIDAANLQVGTQINIPGYVTENYTIQRGDTFYKIAQRRKIPLDALTLLNPNASPSNLQIGQVIKVPVRVLRSVVTPKMNYDYKTMLRQLKRLSEIYPFINVRSIENSVLGKAIPEIQIGNGTKKVHMNGSFHAQEWITTAVLMNFLNDYLLALTNQWTIRGLKMSPFYDGVTLSIVPMVNPDGVDLVLNGPPDDDFYRDYVMELNQGNQDFSGWKANIRGVDLNNQYPAKWEIEKERKPQQPAPRDYPGDEPLSEPEAIAMAELAYQENFDRVVAFHTQGEEIYWGYEGLEPPYAETIVQEFGRVSGYKPVRYVDSYAGYKDWFIQEFQRPGYTVELGEGVNPLPIEQYDEIYQESLGIMLASLYM, from the coding sequence ATGAAGGTAGTCGTTCGTAAAGGGGATAGTCTTTGGTATTACGCCAAAGTTTTCAATGTACCACTACGTCTTGTTCTGGATTCCAATCGAACGATTGATGCAGCGAATCTTCAGGTTGGAACGCAAATCAACATCCCCGGATATGTGACGGAAAACTATACGATCCAACGGGGAGATACTTTTTATAAAATCGCACAGAGAAGAAAAATCCCTCTGGATGCTTTAACATTATTAAATCCGAATGCTTCACCAAGCAACCTGCAAATCGGCCAGGTCATAAAAGTTCCAGTGCGGGTTCTGCGCTCAGTCGTAACGCCGAAAATGAATTACGACTATAAAACGATGTTGAGACAGTTGAAGCGGTTGAGTGAAATCTATCCTTTCATAAACGTTCGTTCGATCGAGAATTCTGTGCTTGGAAAAGCCATTCCTGAAATACAGATCGGTAATGGAACGAAAAAGGTGCATATGAACGGGTCGTTCCATGCGCAAGAGTGGATCACAACAGCTGTGCTCATGAACTTCTTGAATGATTATCTGCTCGCTCTGACGAATCAGTGGACGATTCGAGGTCTGAAGATGTCACCGTTCTATGATGGTGTCACGCTATCCATCGTACCAATGGTGAACCCGGATGGCGTGGATCTCGTACTGAATGGTCCTCCTGACGATGATTTTTACCGAGATTATGTGATGGAGCTCAATCAAGGAAACCAGGATTTCTCCGGCTGGAAAGCGAACATACGGGGCGTTGACCTTAATAATCAATACCCGGCCAAGTGGGAGATTGAAAAAGAACGGAAGCCGCAGCAGCCAGCTCCAAGGGATTATCCGGGAGACGAGCCGCTCAGTGAACCTGAAGCGATTGCGATGGCTGAGCTTGCTTATCAAGAAAACTTTGATCGAGTTGTTGCCTTCCACACGCAAGGAGAAGAAATCTACTGGGGTTATGAAGGATTAGAACCGCCATATGCGGAAACGATCGTCCAAGAATTCGGAAGAGTGAGTGGGTATAAGCCCGTCCGGTACGTAGACAGTTACGCGGGTTATAAGGATTGGTTCATCCAGGAATTCCAGCGCCCAGGGTATACAGTCGAACTCGGCGAAGGGGTCAATCCACTCCCAATTGAACAGTATGATGAAATCTACCAGGAAAGCCTCGGCATCATGCTGGCGAGTTTATATATGTAA
- a CDS encoding LTA synthase family protein produces MLKNTLSKYQILIITGVLLWMKSYLVYKISFDLKIENAVQELILLINPLSSVVFILGFALFFSGRARNIATLILNLVASFILFANMVYYRFFNDFITIPVLFQTSNMGDLGSSITTLIYPFDLLLFVDLIILAVYMKVRKLEAPKLSSKKIGLVFASSLIIFIVNVGIAETERPQLLTRSFDREMLIKNIGAYNYHAYDAIIQSKAKAQRALADGSEITDIENYVKADYKKPDPEMFGAAEGKNVVLISLESIQNFVIDNDVAGHEITPFLNELKKDKDTYYFPNFYHQTGQGKTSDSEFLLANSMYPLPSGAVFFTHSQNEYQAAPKMLKDKGYYSATLHANNKSFWNRDIMYKSLGYDRYYSVTDYEVKDEETIGWGLKDESFFRQSVDHMKQMPEPYYTKFITLTNHFPFSLEQEDEFIPEWTSNDGTVNRYFTTVRYTDEAVKMFFESLKNEGMYEDTMFVLYGDHYGISENHNKAMGEYLGKEITPFESTQLQRVPMYIHIPGHGKGKVMDTVGGQVDLRPTIMHLLGIETKNTIHFGSDLFSKERQDFAVLRDGSFITKDHVYTDGTCYEKATGEPVEEEACDAFKEKAKKELDYSDRIIYGDLLRFFDSETGQVKSEEQ; encoded by the coding sequence ATGCTGAAAAACACCTTATCGAAATATCAGATTCTCATCATCACCGGTGTTTTGCTATGGATGAAATCGTATCTTGTTTACAAAATTTCGTTTGATTTGAAAATTGAAAATGCTGTTCAAGAACTGATTTTACTCATCAACCCATTAAGTTCAGTGGTGTTCATTCTTGGGTTTGCCCTATTCTTCTCCGGACGAGCTCGTAATATCGCCACTTTAATATTGAATTTGGTAGCGTCATTCATTTTATTCGCGAACATGGTTTATTACCGGTTCTTCAATGACTTCATTACGATTCCGGTACTATTCCAGACAAGTAACATGGGAGATCTAGGAAGCAGTATCACGACATTGATCTACCCATTCGATTTACTGCTTTTCGTCGATCTCATTATTCTGGCTGTTTACATGAAAGTACGTAAGCTTGAAGCACCGAAACTTTCGTCCAAGAAAATCGGACTTGTGTTTGCTTCCAGTCTGATCATCTTCATCGTAAACGTCGGTATTGCTGAAACAGAGCGACCTCAGCTTCTTACGCGTTCTTTCGACCGTGAAATGCTGATTAAAAACATTGGAGCATACAATTATCATGCGTATGATGCCATCATCCAATCGAAAGCGAAGGCTCAACGTGCCCTTGCAGATGGTAGTGAAATTACCGATATCGAAAACTATGTAAAAGCAGACTACAAGAAGCCGGATCCTGAAATGTTCGGTGCAGCGGAAGGGAAAAACGTCGTACTGATCTCACTCGAATCCATCCAGAATTTCGTTATCGACAACGATGTAGCTGGACATGAGATCACACCTTTCCTTAACGAATTGAAGAAGGATAAGGACACGTATTACTTCCCTAACTTCTACCATCAGACTGGTCAAGGGAAAACATCGGATTCTGAGTTCCTACTAGCGAACTCCATGTATCCTTTACCAAGTGGAGCCGTTTTCTTCACTCATTCACAAAATGAATACCAGGCTGCACCTAAGATGTTGAAGGATAAAGGATATTACTCTGCAACGCTTCATGCGAACAACAAGAGTTTCTGGAACCGTGACATCATGTACAAATCACTCGGTTATGACCGATATTATTCTGTCACGGATTATGAAGTGAAAGATGAAGAGACGATCGGTTGGGGACTGAAGGATGAAAGCTTCTTCCGTCAATCCGTCGACCACATGAAGCAAATGCCTGAGCCGTATTATACGAAGTTCATCACATTGACGAACCACTTCCCGTTCAGCCTTGAACAAGAGGATGAATTCATTCCGGAGTGGACGTCCAATGATGGTACTGTGAACAGATACTTCACGACCGTACGTTATACAGATGAAGCTGTGAAAATGTTCTTCGAAAGCTTGAAGAATGAAGGTATGTATGAAGATACGATGTTCGTCCTTTACGGAGACCATTATGGAATCTCTGAAAACCATAACAAGGCTATGGGAGAGTATCTCGGTAAAGAGATCACACCATTCGAGTCCACGCAATTGCAGCGTGTACCAATGTATATCCACATCCCTGGTCATGGAAAAGGTAAAGTGATGGATACTGTCGGCGGTCAAGTCGACCTACGTCCAACCATCATGCACCTATTAGGAATTGAAACGAAAAACACCATTCATTTCGGATCTGATTTGTTCTCTAAAGAACGTCAAGACTTCGCTGTTCTTCGTGATGGAAGCTTCATTACGAAAGACCACGTCTACACAGATGGCACTTGTTACGAAAAAGCGACAGGTGAACCAGTAGAAGAGGAAGCATGCGACGCATTCAAGGAGAAAGCGAAGAAAGAGCTTGATTATTCGGATCGCATCATCTACGGCGACCTGCTACGATTCTTTGATTCCGAAACAGGGCAAGTCAAATCTGAAGAACAATAA